The sequence below is a genomic window from Sneathiella sp. P13V-1.
TTGATATCGACGACTATATTAAAATCAGGAAAGAGAAGAAGACCGAACTGCTTGAGGTCAAGAAAAACCGCCGCGTTCCCATTGGTCCCTACACGACTTTATATTTTGAAAATTACGACACTATGTGGTCGCAAATTCACGAAATGCTCTATATCGAGCGGGGTGGTGAAGAGCAGATTGCAGATGAGCTTAGCGCCTATGATCCTCTCGTACCCAAAGGGAGTGAGCTTGTGGCGACCTTTATGATCGAAATAAACGACCCGGTCATGCGCGCCCGGGAACTCTTGCGCCTGACAAATATTGAAGAGAAAATCTATCTCTCTCTGGGTGGTCACAAGGTTTATGCAGTTCCAGAAGATGACGTGGAACGCACAACAGAAGATGGTAAGACATCCTCCATCCATTTCTTGCGTTTCCCACTAGGATCTGACGACATGTCGGCTCTCAGATCCCCTGATAGTGACGTAATGGCGGGGATTGAGCATGAAAATTACGGTCATGTGGCGATCTTGAACAACGCAACGAAAGAAGCTTTAGCGAAAGATCTCTGACCTTAACGAACCTTCTCGTTTTCAAGAACCCCATAGAAATGTGAGGTCAGCATCCAGCCTTCATTGCCAGCGATATCGACCTTGCACCATGGCCCATCACATTCCAGAAGGCGCCCCTGCACACCCGGTTCCGCAAGCAAAAGAACCGCGCTTTTCTTTTCCCGGTCCTCATACATCGGGCGCCTCTTTCCAGTCACCAGAATGGTCCGGCGGTTCGACAGCAGGCTTTTGTGGATCCAACCCGTGGCCCCATCCACATCCCGCACCTGACGCCAATGTTCATATTCTGCAATCACTTCCAACGGCCAGCCGCTTCGCACGAACACCCAGGAAATGGGATAACGTTTACCCGGCCCAACCCGCACATTGACCTCGTCGGATGACAAGGAGACAAAACGCGGGACTTTTCCGGCAGCTTGCGAAGACGGTATTTGGGCAAGGCCTGTAAAAAAGACCGAAACCAAGGCCAATGCGACACATTTTTTGAAAAAGGTTCTGAACAAGCTCTGCCCCGCCCATGATTTTATTGATGTGAATTGTCCATCTTTATGCCAACTGGACCATATGATGGTCAAGACAGCAAAAAAAGTAAGCCAAAGCGCAAGCCGCTAATTGTCTCGGCGCGAGTGATCTGCTAGATATCTAAAGCGATTAAACGCTAGAAAATGCCCCGAACAGAGAGGCCAGTATGTCAGAGTCGTCCAAGAAGAAACCTATTGTTGTTGTTACGCGCAAACTTCCTGATGCGGTTGAAACCCGTATGATGGAGCTGTTTGACACGCGCTTGAATCATGACGACACGCCCATGACGCAAGCCGAGCTTGTTGAAGCGGTGAAAATTGCCGACGTTCTGGTCCCAACGGTAACCGACAAAATTGATCTGGGTGTTCTAAGTCAGGCCAACCCGAACCTGAAACTGATCGCAAGTTTCGGTACAGGTGTTGACCATATTGATCTGGACACCGCCCGTCAGCGTGGCATCACTGTGACAAACACCCCGGGTGTTCTAACCGAAGATACAGCGGACATGACAATGGCCCTGATTATGGCTGTACCGCGCCGCCTCACCGAAGGCGAACGCCTGATGCGCAGCGGCGATTGGGAAGGCTGGTCACCAACGGGGATGCTCGGTCACCGGATCTGGGGCAAGCGCCTTGGTATTGTGGGTATGGGCCGGATTGGTCAGGCAGTTGCCCGCCGTGCTAAAGCCTTTGGTCTGTCCATCCACTATCATAACCGTAACCGTGTAAATTCAGATGTTGAAGGTGAACTGGAAGCCACTTACTGGCAGAGCCTGGATCAGATGCTGGCCCGTATGGATATCATTTCCATCAACTGCCCGCACACACCCGGCACATTCCACCTTCTGAACGCCCGTCGTCTGAAGCTGATGCAGAAGCATTCCTATATCGTCAACACTTCCCGTGGTGAAGTGGTGGATGAAAACGCACTGACACGCATGTTGATGAACGGTGATCTTGCCGGTGCTGGCCTTGACGTGTTTGAAAAAGAACCTGCGGTTAATCCGAAGCTTCTGAAACTGGATAATGTTATCCTTCTGCCGCATATGGGCTCGGCCACAATTGAAGGCCGGATCGATATGGGCTCCAAGGTTATTATCAACATTAAGACATTTGTTGACGGCCACACCCCACCTGACCGGGTGCTGGCAGCCATGCTCTAATCACAAGGCCCGCAAATGCGGGCCTTTTTTCCATCATGATACAAATCACTCCCCACATATTTATTCACGAAGATGAATTGATCGAAACCTTCGTTCGATCCTCCGGCCCTGGAGGGCAGAATGTGAACAAGGTAGAAACGGCGGTCCAACTGCGCTTTGACGCAAAGGGCAGTCCAAATCTGCCGCGCCCGGTATTCTACCGCCTTCAAAAACTGGCGGGTCAGCGAATGACCAAGGACGGTGTCCTTATCATTAATGCCAGTGAATACCGCACACAGGATCGCAATCGTAAAGCCGCGCAGGACAGGCTGATCACCCTTATTCAACAAGCAACCATCGTCCCCAAAAAACGCCGCCCGACAAAACCAACCTTCGCCAGTAAACAAAAGCGTTTGAAACAGAAATCCGAACGGAGTGAGGTCAAAAAGGGGCGTGGACGCATTTCAAGGTCAGATTATTAGTAGTTCCTTTAGTTGATAATTTATTCAAAGTTAATTCGAACTTAACAGATCTAACGTTATATTCGGTTTTACTCTCAGATTCTCTGTGAAAGTAAGAAATGTATTTTGTCCTTTTCAAGAATGTTCTTTTGATACTTTTCGCCTTTGTTTTTTTGGGGGCAAGAACAGTCATCGCAGAGTCAAATAAGGAGAAAATTGCCCTCGTATATGCCAATAAATGGGCACCTATTTCCGCGGGCGACGAAGAACAGGTTAAGGGAATCCTGCCTGATTTGATGCATGAAATTCTACACATACGCATGGGTCTTGATATTTCCCATTTGGGAAGGCCTTGGGGCCGGGCTCAACAGGATGTCGAAAGCGGAATTGCGGACGGTTTTATAACAACACCGACCAGTGCCAGGAAAATATACTCAAACCAATCAGAGCAAGATGTGCTCTACATACCTTTTCAGGCTTTTGTCCGAGCGAATAGTGAGGCCGAAGTCAGCCTTAAAGAAGGTAAGGCTTTGGATAAACTCCAGAATACGACCTTTTGTGATGTTCTTGGCAACAATTGGGCAGTGGAGTTTTACGGCGCAAGAAACATTGATTATCTGACCGTTC
It includes:
- a CDS encoding DUF3501 family protein — protein: MSTPKREITRQDILDIDDYIKIRKEKKTELLEVKKNRRVPIGPYTTLYFENYDTMWSQIHEMLYIERGGEEQIADELSAYDPLVPKGSELVATFMIEINDPVMRARELLRLTNIEEKIYLSLGGHKVYAVPEDDVERTTEDGKTSSIHFLRFPLGSDDMSALRSPDSDVMAGIEHENYGHVAILNNATKEALAKDL
- a CDS encoding SH3 domain-containing protein, whose translation is MFRTFFKKCVALALVSVFFTGLAQIPSSQAAGKVPRFVSLSSDEVNVRVGPGKRYPISWVFVRSGWPLEVIAEYEHWRQVRDVDGATGWIHKSLLSNRRTILVTGKRRPMYEDREKKSAVLLLAEPGVQGRLLECDGPWCKVDIAGNEGWMLTSHFYGVLENEKVR
- a CDS encoding 2-hydroxyacid dehydrogenase, yielding MSESSKKKPIVVVTRKLPDAVETRMMELFDTRLNHDDTPMTQAELVEAVKIADVLVPTVTDKIDLGVLSQANPNLKLIASFGTGVDHIDLDTARQRGITVTNTPGVLTEDTADMTMALIMAVPRRLTEGERLMRSGDWEGWSPTGMLGHRIWGKRLGIVGMGRIGQAVARRAKAFGLSIHYHNRNRVNSDVEGELEATYWQSLDQMLARMDIISINCPHTPGTFHLLNARRLKLMQKHSYIVNTSRGEVVDENALTRMLMNGDLAGAGLDVFEKEPAVNPKLLKLDNVILLPHMGSATIEGRIDMGSKVIINIKTFVDGHTPPDRVLAAML
- the arfB gene encoding alternative ribosome rescue aminoacyl-tRNA hydrolase ArfB — protein: MIQITPHIFIHEDELIETFVRSSGPGGQNVNKVETAVQLRFDAKGSPNLPRPVFYRLQKLAGQRMTKDGVLIINASEYRTQDRNRKAAQDRLITLIQQATIVPKKRRPTKPTFASKQKRLKQKSERSEVKKGRGRISRSDY
- a CDS encoding substrate-binding periplasmic protein; the protein is MYFVLFKNVLLILFAFVFLGARTVIAESNKEKIALVYANKWAPISAGDEEQVKGILPDLMHEILHIRMGLDISHLGRPWGRAQQDVESGIADGFITTPTSARKIYSNQSEQDVLYIPFQAFVRANSEAEVSLKEGKALDKLQNTTFCDVLGNNWAVEFYGARNIDYLTVPSIDICLKMLDKERADVIIHASPVTQLFIKKLKLTDRISMIPHVYKESPRFPLLISKKSNLDPEFLDHFDSTVSEMKDTGEYDRLLNNLIKRNLDLF